The DNA region CTGATCCTGTTCTTGATCCAATGTGGAGACAGGGTATGTTCGTTATACCCTTCATGACTCGTTTAGGAATAACCAATTCATGGGGCGGTTGGAGTATCACAGGGGGGACTGTAACGAATCCGGGTATTTGGAGTTACGAAGGTGTAGCTGGAGCACATATTGTGTTTTCTGGCTTATGCTTTTTGGCAGCTATCTGGCATTGGGTGTATTGGGATCTAGAAATATTTTGTGATGAACGTACAGGAAAACCCTCTTTGGATTTGCCAAAGATCTTTGGAATTCATTTATTTCTCTCAGGGGTGGCTTGCTTTGGTTTTGGTGCATTTCATGTAACAGGCTTGTATGGTCCCGGAATATGGGTGTCCGATCCTTATGGACTAACGGGAAAAGTACAACCTGTAAATCCAGCGTGGGGCGTGGAAGGTTTTGATCCTTTTGTTCCAGGAGGAATAGCCTCTCATCATATTGCAGCAGGAACATTGGGCATATTAGCGGGCCTATTCCATCTTAGCGTCCGTCCGCCACAACGTCTATACAAAGGATTGCGTATGGGAAATATTGAAACCGTCCTTTCCAGTAGTATCGCTGCTGTCTTTTTTGCAGCTTTTGTTGTTGCCGGAACTATGTGGTATGGTTCGGCAACTACCCCGATTGAATTATTTGGGCCCACTCGTTATCAATGGGATCAGGGGTACTTCCAGCAAGAAATATATCGAAGAGTTAGTGCTGGGCTAGCAGAAAATCAAAGTTTCTCAGAAGCCTGGTCTAAAATTCCTGAAAAATTAGCTTTTTATGATTACATCGGCAATAATCCGGCAAAAGGAGGATTATTCAGAGCAGGTTCAATGGATAACGGGGATGGAATAGCGGTTGGATGGTTAGGACACCCTATCTTTAGAGATAAAGAAGGGCGTGAACTTTTTGTACGTCGTATGCCTACCTTTTTTGAAACATTTCCGGTCGTTTTGGTAGACGGCGATGGAATTGTTAGAGCCGATGTTCCTTTTAGAAGGGCAGAATCGAAGTATAGTGTTGAACAAGTAGGTGTAACTGTTGAGTTCTACGGCGGTGAACTCAACGGCGTCAGTTATAGTGATCCTGCTACTGTGAAAAAATATGCTAGACGTGCTCAATTGGGTGAAATTTTTGAATTAGATCGTGCTACTTTGAAATCCGATGGTGTTTTTCGTAGCAGTCCAAGGGGTTGGTTTACTTTTGGGCATGCTTCGTTTGCTTTGCTCTTCTTCTTCGGACACATTTGGCATGGTGCTAGAACCTTGTTCAGAGATGTTTTTGCTGGTATTGACCCAGATTTAGATGCTCAAGTCGAATTTGGAGCATTCCAAAAACTTGGAGATCCAACTACAAAAAGACAGGCAGCCTGATACAACATTGCTTTGGTATCTTTCTTTCgcccttattttctttcttttacttttattGACATAGGGTACCAGAGAAATCTTTATTTGAATCAACTTCGTTTTTACTCTTGTTCGTTCTTTATCCGGaagatgataaaaaaaaaaagaaaataaaaagaaacaaacagGTATGAAAGCTATAATTGTAAACCACGATCGAATCTATGGAAGCATTGGTTTATACATTCCTCTTAGTCTCGACTCTAGGGATAATTTTTTTCGCTATCTTTTTTCGAGAACCGCCTAAAGTTCCAACTAAAAAGAACTAAAAAggtgaaataatttttcattatCTCAGTTGAAGTACTGAGCCTCCCGATATCGGGAGGCTCAGTACTTCAACTAGTCTCCATGTTCCTCGAATGGATCTCTTAGTTGTTGAGAAGGTTGCCCAAAAGCGGTATATAAGGCGTACCCAGTAAAACTTACAAGTAAACCAGATATAAAGATGGCGACTAGGGTTGCTGTTTCCAttcttatcatatttatataatttcaagACCCAATGGATCTATGATAGGATCGTTTATTTACAACGGAATGGTATACAAAGTCAACAGATCTCAATGAATACAATAGGATTTATGGCTACACAAACTGTTGAGAACAGTTCTAGATCTGGTCCAAGACGAACTGCGGTAGGAGATTTATTAAAACCATTGAATTCGGAATATGGTAAAGTAGCTCCTGGGTGGGGAACTACTCC from Lycium ferocissimum isolate CSIRO_LF1 chromosome 2, AGI_CSIRO_Lferr_CH_V1, whole genome shotgun sequence includes:
- the LOC132033879 gene encoding photosystem II CP47 reaction center protein produces the protein MGLPWYRVHTVVLNDPGRLLSVHIMHTALVAGWAGSMALYELAVFDPSDPVLDPMWRQGMFVIPFMTRLGITNSWGGWSITGGTVTNPGIWSYEGVAGAHIVFSGLCFLAAIWHWVYWDLEIFCDERTGKPSLDLPKIFGIHLFLSGVACFGFGAFHVTGLYGPGIWVSDPYGLTGKVQPVNPAWGVEGFDPFVPGGIASHHIAAGTLGILAGLFHLSVRPPQRLYKGLRMGNIETVLSSSIAAVFFAAFVVAGTMWYGSATTPIELFGPTRYQWDQGYFQQEIYRRVSAGLAENQSFSEAWSKIPEKLAFYDYIGNNPAKGGLFRAGSMDNGDGIAVGWLGHPIFRDKEGRELFVRRMPTFFETFPVVLVDGDGIVRADVPFRRAESKYSVEQVGVTVEFYGGELNGVSYSDPATVKKYARRAQLGEIFELDRATLKSDGVFRSSPRGWFTFGHASFALLFFFGHIWHGARTLFRDVFAGIDPDLDAQVEFGAFQKLGDPTTKRQAA